The following are encoded in a window of Phaeodactylum tricornutum CCAP 1055/1 chromosome 29, whole genome shotgun sequence genomic DNA:
- a CDS encoding predicted protein: MLPSPSARRRYRNVLPILLHGDAAFAGQGVVYETMQMADVPDFDVGGTIHVIINNQIGLTINPLHSLSTPYSSDLGKAFNCPIFHCNGDDPLAVSTALETAVEWRHEWGMDVIIEMVCYRRNGPNKLDQPAFTQPKLYKELSRHPPTLDIFEK, encoded by the coding sequence ATGTTACCAAGCCCATCAGCCAGAAGAAGATATCGTAACGTTTTACCCATCCTGTTGCACGGagacgccgcctttgccgggcAAGGGGTAGTCTACGAGACCATGCAAATGGCCGATGTGCCCGATTTTGATGTCGGTGGAAccattcacgtcatcatcaacaatcaGATTGGCCTCACCATCAACCCCCTACATTCGCTCTCGACGCCCTACTCGTCGGATTTGGGCAAGGCCTTCAATTGCCCCATCTTTCActgcaacggcgacgatcCCCTAGCAGTATCGACGGCACTCGAGACCGCCGTCGAATGGCGTCACGAATGGGGCATGGATGTCATTATCGAGATGGTCTGCTACCGTCGTAATGGTCCCAACAAATTGGATCAGCCGGCCTTTACGCAACCCAAACTCTATAAGGAACTTTCTCGACACCCACCGACCCTGgatattttcgaaaagtgA